A DNA window from Enterobacter cloacae subsp. cloacae ATCC 13047 contains the following coding sequences:
- a CDS encoding fimbrial protein StkG — MAQRPGITVSPRFNGFIILFMFLTMNAFYAHADIECKFRFGDTQSIGDYNGAKPTLQIVDNVAVPTKISSLYRLNLSPGLSSKCTIGKHGENIFTLADASLLVGSIDGKALFKTNVTGIAYALAFGTVDNTATAYFAPSTSWFLALHMNDQDELLDNRAWRAMVEFYQLPTFAGIPANVVSIGPVGGTIGKITIGDPVGSDPDDHPKPTITIANMAFITPIEKPTCTLTAPKTVDLGDYGVSDIENDKTINADFGVTGNCTNTRKVTVTLTTSKTTGTDGSLLANTASSNAAQGVGVLLKWPNNRQIVPNSTSSYTAQDNTTLTIFSWLLTARLVKSDTEKVTSGTFSAIGTLQFTYE; from the coding sequence ATGGCACAGCGTCCTGGGATAACCGTGTCCCCACGTTTTAACGGTTTTATCATTTTATTTATGTTTTTAACCATGAACGCTTTTTACGCCCATGCAGATATTGAGTGTAAATTTCGATTTGGCGACACGCAGTCCATCGGCGACTATAATGGCGCAAAGCCGACCCTGCAAATCGTGGATAATGTCGCTGTTCCTACAAAAATCAGCTCGCTATATCGCCTGAATCTGAGCCCCGGATTAAGTAGTAAATGCACGATAGGAAAACATGGCGAAAACATTTTCACCCTGGCAGACGCCAGTCTGTTAGTCGGCAGTATTGATGGTAAAGCTTTATTCAAAACCAATGTAACCGGAATAGCCTATGCTCTGGCTTTTGGCACAGTAGACAATACCGCCACGGCCTATTTCGCTCCCAGTACGAGCTGGTTTCTTGCATTACACATGAATGACCAGGATGAGCTGCTGGATAATCGCGCCTGGCGGGCCATGGTCGAATTTTACCAACTTCCCACGTTTGCCGGTATTCCTGCTAACGTAGTATCTATTGGCCCGGTTGGTGGAACAATTGGAAAAATTACCATTGGAGACCCGGTGGGATCCGATCCAGACGATCATCCCAAACCGACCATTACCATAGCCAATATGGCCTTCATTACACCAATAGAAAAACCCACCTGCACGCTCACGGCTCCCAAAACCGTAGACCTGGGGGATTATGGTGTATCCGATATCGAGAACGATAAAACCATAAACGCCGATTTTGGGGTGACAGGGAATTGCACCAACACCCGTAAAGTCACCGTGACGTTGACCACCAGTAAAACAACCGGGACCGATGGCTCATTACTCGCCAACACCGCATCGTCGAACGCGGCACAAGGCGTGGGCGTGTTACTGAAGTGGCCGAACAACAGGCAGATAGTGCCTAATTCAACTAGCAGCTATACCGCACAAGATAATACTACCCTCACGATATTCAGTTGGTTACTTACGGCCAGGTTAGTTAAGTCTGATACAGAAAAAGTCACTTCAGGCACGTTCAGCGCCATCGGCACCCTGCAGTTTACTTACGAATAG
- a CDS encoding fimbrial-like protein — protein sequence MFIQTGSLNRMCQSRLILRNAMSWLALCMGFPAAGFASSLEMDMTANIINNTCQVSIPESGNVTLPTVGKPWFYTAEGTDRLQPADPAGGTRFMIQVVDCSGDESGSGQALHFTFKPQSAQIDGISKQIFSNETSALAGGAENVGIVIFSESNNQNVLDSEGQSDVEVKIATPSDQQSYLKAYNFYARYQNYGPVSAGKVTARALVSVTYR from the coding sequence ATGTTTATTCAGACAGGTAGCTTAAACAGGATGTGCCAGTCCCGCTTAATCTTAAGAAATGCGATGTCATGGCTGGCCCTCTGCATGGGGTTTCCCGCAGCGGGTTTTGCCTCCAGCCTGGAAATGGATATGACGGCAAACATTATCAACAATACGTGTCAGGTCAGTATTCCAGAAAGTGGAAACGTAACGCTGCCAACGGTGGGGAAACCGTGGTTTTACACCGCGGAGGGCACCGATCGACTTCAACCAGCAGACCCCGCGGGAGGAACACGCTTTATGATTCAGGTTGTGGACTGCAGCGGGGATGAATCGGGATCCGGGCAAGCGCTGCACTTTACCTTTAAACCGCAGTCTGCCCAAATTGATGGGATTTCAAAACAGATATTCAGTAATGAAACATCCGCCCTTGCTGGCGGCGCTGAAAACGTGGGGATTGTTATTTTTTCTGAATCCAATAATCAAAACGTCCTCGACAGCGAGGGGCAGTCTGATGTGGAGGTCAAAATAGCGACCCCATCAGACCAACAAAGCTATTTGAAAGCGTATAACTTTTACGCCCGCTACCAAAATTACGGCCCGGTCAGCGCAGGAAAAGTGACCGCGCGCGCATTAGTCAGCGTGACATATCGCTAA
- a CDS encoding fimbrial protein, with the protein MKMKMTLLVLAMTATLPSVALSAITGTTSVQATFTSTIEAGTCNAEIQNASGAPIDILPFGDVFKSDLVSQSRRETFKIAFTNCAGVKNAAIQAMPGAGGSCTGNAYAAGHNVGFEIWKGSVDSGSILNCATVPTSVINLSNGTGNFEMDARIVIAKGKTISDVTTGSVNAPVTFTVTYQ; encoded by the coding sequence ATGAAAATGAAAATGACATTACTGGTGCTTGCAATGACTGCCACCCTGCCTTCCGTTGCGTTAAGTGCGATTACGGGGACGACGAGCGTGCAGGCAACGTTTACATCCACCATTGAGGCCGGGACCTGTAACGCGGAGATTCAAAACGCCAGCGGAGCCCCCATTGACATTTTGCCGTTTGGCGATGTGTTTAAGTCTGACCTGGTGAGCCAGAGCCGACGAGAAACCTTCAAAATCGCCTTCACGAACTGTGCCGGGGTAAAAAACGCCGCCATTCAGGCCATGCCGGGTGCAGGCGGGTCGTGTACTGGTAACGCATATGCAGCCGGGCATAACGTCGGTTTTGAAATCTGGAAAGGCTCTGTCGACTCAGGCTCCATATTGAACTGCGCCACTGTCCCGACGTCTGTCATCAATCTGTCTAACGGGACGGGGAATTTTGAAATGGATGCGCGCATCGTCATTGCAAAAGGTAAAACGATTTCGGACGTGACGACAGGTTCGGTCAATGCGCCCGTGACGTTTACCGTGACCTATCAATAA
- a CDS encoding fimbrial protein, whose protein sequence is MLFRAWKKTGLVILSTGLMALSLETHADNLDITFTANIRDTTCDMKIEGGSGDGTSNVIPIGTNGKVRLDYIILKNAKATTNFKLKMVSCPPSLASLKTTISGSASTLTTAIKNSLSGDGSAENIGVAISRTATPNTPFVINSSTDTQRLVWSSGEISAGEVSLLATLVETANGQGTTGNFSGIATFNFTYE, encoded by the coding sequence AAACAGGGTTAGTTATTTTAAGCACGGGGCTAATGGCGCTGTCGCTGGAAACACACGCCGATAATCTCGATATCACCTTTACCGCAAATATCCGTGATACCACCTGCGATATGAAAATCGAAGGCGGCAGCGGTGATGGCACCAGCAATGTGATCCCAATAGGGACTAACGGCAAGGTGCGCCTGGATTACATCATCCTGAAAAATGCCAAAGCCACGACCAACTTTAAACTCAAAATGGTCTCATGCCCGCCGAGTCTGGCATCGCTGAAAACCACCATCAGCGGTAGCGCCAGCACGCTGACGACGGCAATTAAGAACTCACTTTCCGGCGACGGCAGTGCGGAAAATATTGGCGTGGCGATTTCCCGTACCGCCACCCCGAATACCCCCTTCGTCATTAATTCATCCACCGATACACAGCGCCTCGTCTGGTCGAGCGGAGAGATAAGTGCTGGCGAAGTTTCACTTCTGGCAACGCTGGTGGAAACCGCAAACGGCCAGGGCACGACCGGCAATTTTAGCGGTATCGCTACGTTTAATTTCACCTATGAATAA